From the Natrarchaeobaculum aegyptiacum genome, one window contains:
- a CDS encoding type I restriction-modification system subunit M, translated as MPISLDELESHLFKCADIIRDAVDPTDYKEYILPLVYYKSISDEFEKQYAENVEEYGEDFARRNNLYDIPVVPEGYLWEDIRAVSDNVDQALNEAFDALTEENPELTGVFRADYIDADALDDDRLGKLVEHLSKHDLDRDSVPPDMLGEAYMDLVRHFAEEEGKSGGQFFTPPHIVNLCVRLVDEFEDGHTFHDPTVGSGGMLIEAARYYREEQGGDPTKMTFTGQEVNPDISAIAKMNLSIHGLDGEIEREDSLSSPAFTDDDSNELTRFDRVLANFPFSANWAKDDLQDDPYGRFNWHEKLPRADRGDYAFIMHIAEQLKRPGRDETGGKAAVVIPHGVLFRKREGKYREHMLEEDIVEAIVGLPESLFQNNSIPSAILVLNTGKPAEREDEVQFIHAADEAFYEELSNQNELTEDGLDHIVENFREWATEERVSRTVSLDEIRENDYNLNIALYVDTTEPEEDIDVEEELVKLRELQAEREEIEATMTEHMEALNYE; from the coding sequence ATGCCCATCTCGCTTGACGAACTGGAATCTCATCTGTTCAAGTGCGCCGATATAATCCGAGACGCCGTTGACCCGACCGACTACAAGGAATACATTCTCCCACTCGTCTATTACAAGTCCATCTCCGACGAGTTCGAGAAGCAGTACGCCGAGAACGTTGAGGAGTACGGCGAGGACTTCGCACGGCGGAACAACCTCTACGACATTCCAGTCGTCCCCGAAGGCTATCTGTGGGAGGACATTCGCGCAGTGAGCGACAACGTGGATCAAGCACTCAACGAGGCGTTCGATGCGCTCACCGAGGAAAATCCCGAACTCACGGGGGTCTTCCGCGCAGACTACATCGACGCCGACGCGCTTGATGACGACCGGCTCGGGAAACTCGTCGAACACCTCTCAAAACACGACCTTGACCGAGACAGCGTACCACCGGATATGCTCGGAGAGGCGTATATGGACTTGGTTCGCCACTTTGCGGAGGAGGAGGGCAAGTCTGGCGGGCAGTTCTTCACGCCACCGCACATCGTCAATCTCTGCGTGCGACTGGTCGATGAGTTCGAGGACGGCCACACATTCCACGACCCGACCGTTGGCTCGGGTGGGATGCTCATCGAGGCCGCACGCTACTACCGCGAGGAGCAGGGCGGCGACCCGACAAAGATGACCTTCACCGGGCAGGAAGTCAATCCAGACATTTCGGCCATCGCCAAGATGAACCTCTCCATTCATGGACTGGATGGGGAGATCGAGCGCGAGGACTCTCTTTCGAGTCCCGCGTTCACCGACGACGACTCGAACGAACTCACACGTTTCGACCGTGTATTGGCGAACTTCCCGTTTAGTGCTAACTGGGCGAAAGATGATCTCCAAGATGATCCGTATGGACGCTTTAACTGGCACGAGAAACTGCCGCGTGCCGACCGAGGGGACTACGCCTTTATTATGCATATAGCGGAGCAGTTGAAGCGCCCCGGGCGCGATGAGACGGGGGGCAAGGCCGCCGTTGTCATTCCTCATGGCGTGCTGTTCCGCAAGCGCGAGGGGAAATACCGGGAACATATGTTAGAGGAGGATATAGTAGAGGCTATCGTCGGGCTTCCTGAGAGTCTATTCCAGAATAATTCAATTCCCTCCGCAATCCTTGTGCTGAACACGGGCAAGCCCGCTGAGCGCGAGGACGAGGTGCAGTTCATCCACGCCGCAGACGAAGCGTTCTACGAAGAGTTGTCGAATCAAAATGAACTAACTGAGGACGGCCTCGACCACATCGTCGAGAACTTCCGCGAGTGGGCGACCGAGGAGCGGGTGAGTCGCACAGTATCGCTCGATGAGATTCGAGAGAACGACTACAACCTCAATATCGCGCTGTACGTGGACACGACTGAACCGGAAGAGGATATTGACGTGGAGGAGGAACTGGTGAAGTTACGTGAGCTGCAGGCAGAGCGTGAGGAGATAGAGGCGACGATGACGGAGCATATGGAGGCGTTGAACTATGAGTGA
- a CDS encoding restriction endonuclease subunit S: MSEQVDITDYVDSESKQDSAWVEKRLGEVFNSIYSGGTPKKGVDEYYGGNIPFVKIEDLNEQKGEGVSTAEDYVTKQALEETSTRAFDSGTLLLTIYGSLAETAIVQSRVATNQAILGLWDAEEDNVLYVRYAIDNSQPRLESLSRQTTQANLGKGIVKKHKIPIPPLPEQRKIATVLYTVDRAIKNAEAIVDRLERFYKGLYQSLIPRGVDHEQYDNVRILGRNVQIPVSWDVTTVSEACSEIIDYRGKNPEFSDEGIPHLRNINIERGEIILDDLKHVSAETYDEWMTRGIPQEGDTLLSTEAPMGKAAVLPEMKFSLSQRLIVLRPGEQFDNRFFAHLMGSPFVQKEYEARATGSTVKGISNYNLQEVTIPVPPMKEQEEIAQRIDETLDVIQINEQEVDRLKRLKRGLMQDLLSGTVQTTDTTIEVPEEVAQYG; this comes from the coding sequence ATGAGTGAGCAAGTTGACATCACTGACTACGTAGATTCGGAATCCAAACAGGATTCTGCATGGGTTGAGAAACGTCTCGGTGAAGTCTTTAATTCCATTTATAGCGGAGGAACTCCAAAGAAAGGGGTAGATGAGTACTATGGCGGGAACATACCATTTGTCAAGATTGAAGACCTGAACGAACAGAAAGGGGAAGGAGTTTCGACAGCAGAAGACTATGTTACCAAACAGGCGTTAGAAGAAACAAGCACAAGAGCGTTTGACTCAGGGACGCTTCTACTAACTATCTATGGGAGCCTCGCTGAGACAGCAATAGTTCAGAGCCGTGTGGCTACAAATCAGGCTATTCTCGGACTATGGGATGCCGAGGAGGATAACGTACTCTATGTTCGCTATGCGATTGACAATTCACAACCAAGATTGGAGAGTTTGAGCCGTCAAACAACTCAAGCGAACTTAGGAAAGGGAATTGTAAAGAAGCATAAAATACCTATTCCACCACTCCCTGAACAGCGCAAAATTGCCACTGTACTTTACACGGTTGACCGGGCGATTAAGAACGCCGAGGCTATTGTTGACCGGCTTGAACGATTTTACAAGGGTCTTTACCAAAGTCTAATTCCGAGAGGAGTTGACCACGAGCAGTATGATAACGTTCGTATTTTGGGAAGGAATGTACAGATTCCTGTGAGTTGGGATGTAACAACAGTATCCGAAGCCTGTAGTGAGATTATTGATTATCGTGGAAAGAACCCAGAGTTCTCTGACGAAGGAATACCTCACCTCAGGAACATCAATATTGAACGAGGAGAAATTATTCTTGACGATCTCAAGCATGTTTCAGCGGAGACTTATGATGAATGGATGACAAGGGGAATCCCACAGGAGGGAGATACACTTCTATCGACTGAAGCCCCAATGGGAAAAGCTGCTGTCTTGCCTGAGATGAAATTCTCACTTTCTCAACGACTCATTGTTCTCAGGCCCGGGGAACAGTTTGACAATCGGTTCTTTGCACATTTAATGGGTTCTCCATTCGTTCAGAAAGAATATGAGGCACGCGCGACTGGCTCTACTGTTAAAGGAATCTCGAATTATAATCTACAAGAAGTTACCATACCTGTGCCACCTATGAAAGAACAAGAGGAAATCGCACAGCGAATTGACGAGACTTTAGATGTTATCCAAATAAATGAACAAGAAGTTGACCGACTCAAACGTCTCAAACGCGGTCTGATGCAAGACCTACTTTCGGGAACAGTCCAAACAACCGATACCACCATAGAGGTGCCCGAGGAAGTCGCTCAATATGGTTAG
- a CDS encoding type I restriction endonuclease subunit R — protein MVSIPSEGGVERSLLSWLDGIGWETHGQDGGRGANVLNEAYERDSHEVIYWNLLAEQVVALNEGVTENNVDKFVSSLRRDLDAENLMDGNQAFYQLLTKGKTFNIQRDDGATDTIYVDLIDYENPENNRFHAVNQFSVSRETTIRPDVNLFVNGIPLVTMELKSLAQDNDWHDAVRDLKEYEEDVSRLFVPGLFNVAADTMELRYGAVGAPKEFYEPWNDAPEEFADDNAMKQAVKTLCNPSSILDLLKHFVFYERRAGGDAKIVPRYMQYYAVNRILDRVREGDHKRGLIWHTQGSGKSFTMLYAAENLLSRPAVARNPQVFIIVDTDKLNSQMRDQLANLSLEQWTEAESIDHLQQLIEEGSSQLVLTTIQKFEDVDPDVQGNDEVIVMSDEAHRFMEADLGSRLDAALPDCYHFGFTGTPVREGERHEDRNTFREFSPEGEDYLHRYSVKQGIDDGLILPVYFTLRHQMKWDIDEAGLDEEFEQEFRGLTTDEKREAIRENVTATTLAELEPRVEKAVEEIDKHYDTHVSPNGWKGMVVTPSRRSAAMYGERLAELRGKEEVKVLYTSTKDDSDLIQQFHTDSEERDSIVKAFKEEENPKLLVVHNMLLTGFDAPMLKTMYLDRNLKNHNLMQAIARTNRPAAGKENGEIVDFQGVFENIDEALDYDAETKAYAARDKDELYDDLVEQVERVMGIFDGIPKTDTQEATSEAIERVSTHPERREFKQNFRRLQNLYEAVAPDGRLVSEGIERDYKWLSRIHVAFKRTTSGDDDPEEEMREKTREIINKHVDISEIKRDFPTYKLGEEYLEDVEGLDNPGVKASQIAHATREHLHPRENQNPRYKRLSERVTDIVERWQGDEMADPEAVEALKSVEEEVLNVEREADEEGMEAAEFAIYTHLTEETPDAIESDEQAERVAEEIVSQFRERVDRGYSGWKTNQQTIAEIERILLDVLVVEHDLGHLIRDYDGFVDSVRDYLVQNA, from the coding sequence ATGGTTAGTATCCCATCCGAGGGCGGCGTCGAACGGTCGCTTCTCTCGTGGCTCGACGGCATAGGATGGGAGACACACGGACAGGACGGCGGACGCGGTGCGAACGTTCTCAATGAGGCCTACGAGCGCGACAGCCACGAGGTCATCTACTGGAACCTCCTCGCGGAGCAGGTCGTCGCATTGAATGAAGGAGTGACCGAAAACAACGTTGATAAGTTCGTCTCCTCCCTCCGGCGTGATCTCGACGCCGAGAACTTGATGGATGGTAATCAAGCCTTCTACCAGTTGCTTACCAAGGGCAAGACGTTCAATATCCAGCGCGATGACGGCGCGACCGACACAATCTACGTTGACCTCATTGACTACGAAAATCCCGAGAACAATCGCTTCCACGCGGTGAATCAGTTCTCCGTCTCGCGGGAGACGACTATCCGCCCGGACGTGAATCTGTTCGTCAACGGGATTCCGCTCGTGACGATGGAACTCAAGAGCCTCGCACAGGATAACGACTGGCACGACGCCGTTCGCGATCTCAAAGAGTACGAGGAGGACGTTTCCCGGCTGTTCGTCCCCGGTCTGTTCAACGTTGCCGCCGACACGATGGAACTACGGTACGGGGCTGTGGGTGCGCCGAAAGAGTTCTACGAGCCGTGGAACGACGCCCCGGAAGAGTTCGCAGACGACAACGCGATGAAGCAGGCGGTGAAGACGCTGTGTAACCCCTCGTCCATTCTTGACCTGCTCAAGCACTTCGTGTTCTACGAGCGGCGAGCCGGGGGCGACGCGAAAATCGTCCCGCGATATATGCAGTACTACGCGGTGAATCGCATCCTTGACCGCGTCCGTGAGGGCGACCACAAGCGCGGCCTCATCTGGCACACCCAAGGGTCGGGCAAGTCATTCACAATGCTGTACGCCGCCGAAAACCTACTCTCACGCCCCGCAGTCGCCCGCAACCCGCAGGTGTTCATCATCGTGGACACGGACAAATTAAACAGCCAGATGCGCGACCAACTGGCGAACCTCTCGCTGGAGCAATGGACGGAAGCCGAGAGCATCGACCACCTTCAGCAGCTCATCGAGGAGGGGAGCAGTCAACTCGTCCTCACGACCATCCAGAAGTTCGAGGACGTTGACCCTGACGTACAGGGGAACGACGAGGTAATCGTGATGAGCGACGAGGCACACCGATTTATGGAAGCCGATCTCGGGAGTCGTCTCGACGCCGCGCTCCCCGACTGCTACCACTTCGGGTTCACCGGCACGCCCGTCCGCGAAGGGGAGCGTCACGAAGACCGCAACACGTTCCGCGAGTTCTCTCCCGAGGGCGAGGACTACCTACACCGCTACTCGGTCAAGCAGGGAATTGATGATGGCCTGATTCTCCCTGTGTACTTCACGCTCCGTCACCAGATGAAGTGGGATATTGACGAGGCCGGGCTTGATGAGGAGTTCGAGCAGGAGTTCCGGGGACTGACTACGGACGAGAAACGCGAGGCCATCCGCGAGAACGTCACTGCGACGACGCTTGCGGAACTCGAACCGCGTGTGGAGAAGGCCGTCGAAGAAATCGACAAGCATTACGACACCCACGTTTCCCCGAACGGCTGGAAAGGAATGGTCGTGACCCCGAGCCGCCGGTCTGCGGCGATGTACGGTGAGCGGCTCGCAGAACTCCGAGGCAAGGAGGAGGTGAAAGTTCTCTACACCTCGACCAAGGATGACTCCGATCTCATTCAGCAGTTCCACACGGACTCTGAGGAGCGTGACAGCATCGTCAAGGCGTTCAAAGAGGAGGAGAACCCGAAACTCCTCGTCGTCCACAATATGCTCCTCACGGGCTTCGACGCCCCAATGCTCAAGACGATGTATCTCGACCGCAATCTCAAGAACCACAATCTAATGCAAGCCATCGCCCGGACGAACCGACCTGCCGCAGGCAAGGAGAACGGCGAGATTGTGGACTTCCAAGGCGTCTTCGAGAACATCGACGAGGCGCTCGACTACGACGCTGAGACGAAGGCCTACGCCGCCCGTGACAAGGATGAACTCTACGACGATCTCGTAGAGCAGGTTGAGCGGGTGATGGGTATCTTCGACGGGATTCCGAAGACCGACACGCAAGAGGCGACCTCCGAGGCCATCGAGCGCGTTAGCACGCACCCGGAACGCCGCGAGTTCAAGCAGAACTTCCGGCGGCTCCAAAACCTCTACGAGGCCGTCGCACCAGATGGGCGGCTCGTAAGCGAAGGCATCGAGCGCGACTACAAGTGGCTGAGTCGGATTCACGTTGCGTTCAAGCGCACGACCTCGGGCGACGATGACCCCGAAGAGGAGATGCGCGAGAAGACGAGGGAGATAATCAACAAGCACGTCGATATTTCGGAAATCAAGCGTGACTTCCCGACGTACAAACTTGGAGAAGAATACCTCGAAGATGTAGAGGGATTAGACAATCCCGGCGTCAAGGCATCGCAGATCGCGCACGCAACTCGCGAACATCTTCACCCACGTGAGAACCAGAACCCCCGCTACAAGCGACTAAGTGAACGAGTCACAGATATAGTTGAGCGGTGGCAGGGCGATGAGATGGCCGATCCCGAAGCGGTTGAAGCCCTGAAATCTGTGGAAGAGGAAGTGCTGAACGTCGAGAGAGAAGCCGATGAGGAGGGGATGGAAGCCGCTGAGTTCGCTATCTACACACACCTGACCGAGGAGACGCCGGACGCGATAGAGTCCGACGAGCAGGCAGAGAGAGTTGCTGAGGAAATTGTCTCGCAGTTCCGTGAGCGTGTTGACCGAGGCTACTCCGGCTGGAAGACGAATCAACAGACCATCGCGGAAATCGAGCGCATCCTATTGGATGTGCTGGTGGTAGAACACGACCTCGGCCACCTCATCCGAGATTATGACGGCTTCGTTGATTCCGTTCGGGATTACCTTGTCCAGAATGCCTAA
- a CDS encoding M48 family metallopeptidase yields the protein MPNTQRRTVELLGQPVEYELRRSSDATEPRIDVDIHGITVVVPESDEIHPEELLKENAVWVVEKKEKYDTYREKIPEREYEEGAVFPYLGEEREIVVERRPSSGVTENTLRLARHHVEDTSVKRALETLYRRKARETFEERAEYYAEQMGVEYEKIEVRNQRTKWGSCSTTGTLGLNWRLMMAPQEIVDYIVIHELAHLREPNHTDAFWSLVAEHDPNYEEHSRWLEENSTRLVFSDEDL from the coding sequence ATGCCTAACACTCAACGGCGAACGGTGGAGTTGTTGGGCCAACCCGTCGAGTACGAACTCCGACGTAGTTCCGATGCAACTGAGCCGCGAATTGACGTGGATATTCACGGTATCACGGTTGTCGTTCCAGAATCCGACGAAATCCATCCCGAGGAACTACTCAAAGAGAACGCGGTATGGGTCGTGGAAAAGAAGGAGAAGTACGACACGTATCGCGAAAAGATTCCAGAGCGGGAGTATGAGGAGGGTGCGGTGTTCCCGTATCTTGGCGAGGAGCGTGAAATCGTGGTAGAGCGCCGCCCGTCATCGGGCGTCACAGAGAACACACTACGGCTGGCACGCCACCACGTCGAGGATACTTCGGTCAAGCGCGCCCTCGAAACTCTCTATCGACGCAAGGCACGTGAGACATTCGAGGAGCGAGCGGAGTACTACGCCGAGCAGATGGGCGTAGAGTACGAGAAAATAGAGGTGCGCAATCAGAGGACGAAATGGGGTTCCTGCTCTACAACCGGAACACTCGGTCTAAACTGGCGGTTGATGATGGCCCCACAGGAGATCGTGGACTACATCGTGATTCACGAGTTGGCTCACCTTCGAGAACCCAATCACACTGATGCGTTCTGGTCACTCGTCGCGGAACACGATCCGAACTATGAGGAACACTCACGTTGGCTTGAAGAAAATAGCACCAGATTAGTTTTCTCCGACGAAGACCTCTGA
- a CDS encoding DUF7511 domain-containing protein yields MTIHDSHVPHGGRVQADGEELELLTDDADVWTVVPVEATGDERVCQWISVDAETLCDLEEWR; encoded by the coding sequence ATGACGATCCACGATAGTCACGTTCCGCACGGTGGTCGGGTTCAGGCCGACGGTGAGGAACTCGAGTTGCTCACCGACGATGCAGACGTCTGGACGGTCGTCCCAGTCGAGGCGACCGGTGACGAGCGGGTGTGTCAGTGGATCTCTGTCGACGCCGAAACGCTCTGTGATCTCGAGGAGTGGCGCTGA
- a CDS encoding geranylgeranylglycerol-phosphate geranylgeranyltransferase yields the protein MTAVRETVRGLLELTRPVNVIAASVLTFIGAFVAGGVTEYPLEVGAAVAATGLAVGAGNAINDYFDREIDRINQPERAIPRGAVSPRGALVFSIVLFVAAVGLALTLPVLALAIAGINLVALVAYTEFFKGLPGLGNALVAYLVGSTFLFGAAAVGDVWPAVTLAILAAVATVTREIVKDVEDVSGDREEGLNTLPIAVGERRALVIAAVVLVAGVLASPLPYFLEYFGVTYLFVVLPAVLVMLGGMVRSFDDPTSGQTLLKYGMFLAAVAFIAGRVALEFGW from the coding sequence ATGACCGCGGTTCGCGAGACGGTGAGGGGGCTGCTCGAGTTGACGCGGCCGGTGAACGTGATCGCAGCGAGTGTGCTGACGTTCATCGGTGCGTTCGTCGCTGGCGGCGTTACCGAGTATCCACTCGAGGTGGGTGCTGCGGTCGCAGCGACGGGGCTGGCCGTCGGTGCGGGGAACGCGATCAACGACTATTTCGACCGGGAGATCGATCGGATCAACCAGCCGGAGCGGGCGATTCCCAGGGGTGCAGTGAGTCCACGTGGTGCGCTCGTATTCAGTATCGTGTTGTTCGTCGCCGCGGTGGGGCTCGCGTTGACGCTTCCGGTACTCGCACTCGCGATCGCAGGGATCAACCTCGTCGCGCTGGTCGCGTATACCGAGTTCTTCAAGGGGCTGCCGGGCCTCGGAAACGCGCTCGTGGCTTATCTCGTCGGGAGCACGTTCCTGTTTGGCGCGGCGGCGGTGGGCGACGTGTGGCCGGCGGTCACCCTCGCGATCCTGGCGGCAGTGGCGACGGTCACCCGTGAGATCGTCAAGGACGTCGAGGACGTCAGTGGCGACCGCGAGGAGGGGCTGAACACACTGCCGATCGCCGTCGGGGAACGCCGGGCGCTGGTGATCGCGGCCGTCGTACTCGTGGCGGGCGTTCTCGCGAGTCCGCTGCCCTATTTCCTCGAGTACTTCGGCGTAACCTACCTGTTCGTGGTACTTCCCGCGGTCCTGGTTATGCTCGGGGGGATGGTTCGGAGCTTCGACGATCCGACGTCGGGACAGACGCTGCTCAAGTACGGGATGTTCCTCGCTGCGGTCGCCTTTATCGCCGGACGTGTGGCACTCGAGTTCGGGTGGTAG